Part of the Peptostreptococcaceae bacterium genome is shown below.
CCTCTCGGGCCATGCATCTATCCTTGTCTTAACATACATAATACCGCCCCAATCATGAAAATCCCAAGAGATTGTGTTGGCGTCCTTTGCATTATATTGGTCTGCTCCAACCTCGGCCATTACACCGTTAATATAATAGAACCAATCCATTTTTGTTCCTTTTTTTTGGCTGTTTCCCTCTCCCGTATAACCTGAAGCCAGCCCGTTTATAGAATTTAGAAATCCTCCTCCATATGCAGTTTCAACATCAAAATTATCCTGCATCAAATCCATTACGGTATCATCATCGTTTGGAACTATAGTCTTTTCTTCAATAATTTCTCGTCCATAGTCTCTTGTAACGAGAATCGTCAATTCTCTTTTATCCGCTTGTTCGGCTTTTTCATTTACGCATCCGGTCAAAAGCGCCAATACTATTAAAATAGTCGTTAAAACTCTTTTTTTCATAAAACTCCTCCAAAAAAAATAATAAACTCCCTCCGATTTGGAGAGAGCTTCCATACAGTTCCCGACCTATTCAACTCATTGATTGCCAAAAGACCAAGATCCGTATTTTTTCAATCTCTCAGAGCCGGAGCAGATTTGAAAAACGCTCAGTCAGGTCTTCTGGCTCCCGGATCATCTGTCAAACCAAACCTTCCCATACATGCGTACAGTGGCAATTTTCGGTTTACATCCTCGGTTACAGCTGCGACTACAGCAAGGGCTTTGCACCCTTTTCCCTTAAACAAAGCATTTTTTTATTTCATGCAAAGTATATCACGCCGCCCCTCATTTATCAATGAAGGGCGGCGATAAATACCTGTGTACAATTATAGTGCTTCTGCACCTTTTTTTAACGCCTGGCGATTCATTGCTAGAAGCTCGGGTTTATGCTCAAGTTTTTCCGAAAGCACCGCTTCGAAAGCCTCCTGACTCAGAACTCCAATCTTTGCCATGTACGCTCCAAGCATTACTATATTCGCCACTTTTTTGGAACCGATTTCATATGCAATGTCATCTGCAGGCACATAGAAAACTTTTGTGCCAAACTTCGTTTTTGCTGAAGTTATACTGCTGTTTATGAATATGAAACCGTCATCCTTGACGGAATCTTCAAATCGAAGCAAAGAAGGTTCGTTCATCGCTATGAGAACATCTGTCTTGGGCTCTATAGGCGATCCTATCCTCCCATTTGAAATAACCACGCGGCAATTAGCCGTTCCACCGCGCTGCTCCGGTCCATATGAAGGTAAAAATGTCGCTTCCAAGCCTTCCTCACAAGCTGTATATCCCAAAAGCTTGCCCATAAGCATTATTCCTTGTCCTCCGAATCCTCCAATAATAAGGCTGCTTTTCATATCACTCCACCTCCTTGTAAACACCTAGAGGAAACACTTTGAGTGTATTCTCACGCATCCATTCCAAGCTTTCGAGCGGTGTTACGCACCAGTTGGTA
Proteins encoded:
- a CDS encoding 2-oxoacid:acceptor oxidoreductase family protein, with product MKSSLIIGGFGGQGIMLMGKLLGYTACEEGLEATFLPSYGPEQRGGTANCRVVISNGRIGSPIEPKTDVLIAMNEPSLLRFEDSVKDDGFIFINSSITSAKTKFGTKVFYVPADDIAYEIGSKKVANIVMLGAYMAKIGVLSQEAFEAVLSEKLEHKPELLAMNRQALKKGAEAL